The following proteins come from a genomic window of Bradysia coprophila strain Holo2 unplaced genomic scaffold, BU_Bcop_v1 contig_138, whole genome shotgun sequence:
- the LOC119073670 gene encoding uncharacterized protein LOC119073670, protein MNLLNLLFCSSLVTFAITEATLDLSNLDLRNVKFFKYPQHTRTGERIYGRHQPFNIIDPFDNFNRIKAMMAYFAEVILGGSKYQRDIAVYFHPDTGAKSRFNYQQKFGYRGERLIAALGNGFHKFDFAQHKKWTK, encoded by the exons ATGAACCTGCTGAATTTGTTG TTCTGTTCTTCGCTGGTTACATTTGCAATTACTGAAGCCACACTGGATTTATCGAACTTAGATCTCAGAAATGTGAAATTCTTCAAATATCCACAACATACCCGAACTGGAGAGAGAATTTATGGTCGTCATCAACCATTCAACATAATCGATCCATTTGATAACTTCAACCGGATCAAAGCGATGATGGCCTATTTTGCAGAGGTTATTCTCGGTGGATCTAAATACCAACGTGATATTGCCGTGTACTTTCATCCCGACACCGGTGCTAAATCCCGTTTCAATTACCAGCAAAAGTTTGGATATCGTGGTGAACGATTGATAGCTGCCCTGGGAAATGGATTCCACAAATTTGACTTTGCTCAGCATAAGAAGTGGACGAAATAA
- the LOC119073671 gene encoding uncharacterized protein LOC119073671 isoform X1 — MNSRKFSVCLMFAVTLLILTQHRTNAQGPIALIRSILQNNLVGAPVVHKVSEWDFDPEISQKRRAQFYELHGYRADKLIERLGLGIDGHAEERLQQQRARDAGQLNGVIYRSDKYASLH; from the exons atgaattcgagaaaattcagtGTCTGTTTGATG TTTGCAGTTACTTTATTAATCCTAACACAGCACCGAACAAATGCACAAGGTCCCATCGCTTTGATACGAAGCATACTACAAAATAACCTCGTTGGAGCGCCTGTTGTGCACAAAGTTAGCGAATGGGATTTCGATCCAGAAATCAGTCAGAAACGCAGAGCTCAATTTTATGAG CTTCATGGATACCGAGCCGATAAATTGATCGAACGGCTAGGTTTGGGCATTGACGGGCATGCAGAGGAAAGATTGCAGCAACAACGGGCACGCGATGCTGGACAACTTAACGGAGTAATTTATCGGAGTGACAAATACGCGAGTCTtcattaa
- the LOC119073671 gene encoding uncharacterized protein LOC119073671 isoform X2 — MNSRKFSVCLMFAVTLLILTQHRTNAQGPIALIRSILQNNLVGAPVVHKVSEWDFDPEISQKRRAQFYELHGYRADKLIERLGLGIDGHAEERLQQQRARDAGQLNGIYP, encoded by the exons atgaattcgagaaaattcagtGTCTGTTTGATG TTTGCAGTTACTTTATTAATCCTAACACAGCACCGAACAAATGCACAAGGTCCCATCGCTTTGATACGAAGCATACTACAAAATAACCTCGTTGGAGCGCCTGTTGTGCACAAAGTTAGCGAATGGGATTTCGATCCAGAAATCAGTCAGAAACGCAGAGCTCAATTTTATGAG CTTCATGGATACCGAGCCGATAAATTGATCGAACGGCTAGGTTTGGGCATTGACGGGCATGCAGAGGAAAGATTGCAGCAACAACGGGCACGCGATGCTGGACAACTTAACGGA ATATATCCATAG
- the LOC119073594 gene encoding beta-glucanase-like produces MITAVIFVLLISIHVHADTLLWSDEFDGPAGQVPDSTKWKYDTGGGGWGNQELEYYTESNMNAALDGNGNLVITARQENNNNYECWYGRCQYTSARLLTAGKFSQKYGAIEARIKIPKGQGLWPAFWMLGDDIFQVGWPQCGEIDILENIGREPLAIHGTLHGPGYSAADGLTSTYRLPNNQPFADDFHVYRADWTSNSISFSVDGHQYVTKSPSDTPPGKKWVFDHNFFIILNVAVGGGWPGPPNSKTVFPQSMIIDYVNVYSTDTGNDETRGIAHRCDDVLGTGRENLTLVQLNDCDRSFL; encoded by the coding sequence ATGATTACTGCGGTAATTTTTGTGCTTCTTATTTCAATACACGTCCACGCAGATACACTACTGTGGTCAGATGAATTTGATGGTCCTGCAGGACAAGTGCCTGATTCAACGAAATGGAAATACGATACAGGAGGCGGAGGTTGGGGAAATCAAGAGCTTGAGTACTATACAGAATCGAATATGAATGCTGCCCTTGATGGCAACGGCAACCTTGTGATTACAGCCCGgcaagaaaataataataattatgaATGTTGGTACGGTCGATGTCAGTACACGTCAGCTCGATTACTAACTGCTGGTAAATTCAGTCAAAAGTATGGAGCCATTGAGGCGCGCATAAAAATACCCAAAGGACAGGGTTTATGGCCAGCATTCTGGATGCTCGGTGACGATATCTTCCAAGTGGGCTGGCCACAATGTGgtgaaattgatattttggaGAATATTGGACGAGAACCTCTAGCAATTCACGGTACTCTACATGGACCGGGATATTCAGCAGCCGACGGTCTAACGAGTACTTATCGTCTGCCGAATAATCAACCATTCGCTGACGATTTTCATGTATACAGAGCAGATTGGACATCGAATTCTATATCATTTTCAGTTGATGGCCATCAATATGTTACAAAATCACCATCCGATACTCCTCCTGGTAAGAAATGGGTCTTCGATCATAACTTCTTCATCATTCTTAATGTAGCAGTAGGTGGCGGATGGCCTGGACCACCTAATTCAAAGACAGTTTTCCCACAGTCCATGATAATCGACTATGTGAACGTGTATTCAACAGATACTGGTAACGATGAGACAAGAGGTATTGCACATCGATGTGATGATGTGCTCGGAACCGGAAGGGAAAATTTAACACTAGTTCAACTTAATGATTGTGATAGAAGTTTTCTGTAA
- the LOC119073677 gene encoding uncharacterized protein LOC119073677 — translation MAKLWIIIAIICVLSLGLVSASVQPRAPNFQYFERPKYRYPYYDENGRGKLLYGYGGPELYQYKSYSPLEGIH, via the exons atggCCAAACTCTGGATTATTATTGCT ATAATTTGTGTGTTGTCACTGGGTCTAGTTTCTGCATCTGTTCAACCGCGGGCACCGAACTTCCAGTATTTTGAAAG aCCGAAATATCGCTATCCGTATTACGACGAAAACGGACGAGGAAAACTCTTATATGGATATGGTGGGCCCGAACTTTATCAATACAAAAGCTATTCGCCATTAGAGGGAATTCATTGA
- the LOC119073676 gene encoding U6 snRNA-associated Sm-like protein LSm6 → MSRKEALSQFINQIHGRPVVVKLNSGVDYRGVLACLDGYMNIALDQTEEYANGQLKNKYGDAFIRGNNVLYISTQKRRV, encoded by the exons ATGTCCCGTAAGGAAGCTCTCTCGCAGTTTATCAACCAGATTCATGGCCGACCGGTTGTCGTAAAACTTAACAGTGGAGTGGATTATCGCG GTGTTCTCGCCTGCCTCGATGGTTACATGAACATTGCCCTGGATCAAACCGAGGAATATGCAAATGGTCAGTTGAAGAACAAATACGGCGATGCATTCATTCGTGGTAACAATGTGCTGTATATTTCTACGCAGAAGAGAAGAGTCTAA